From Raphanus sativus cultivar WK10039 unplaced genomic scaffold, ASM80110v3 Scaffold1679, whole genome shotgun sequence, the proteins below share one genomic window:
- the LOC130504576 gene encoding polycomb group protein EMBRYONIC FLOWER 2-like — MTNSRLITRRRRTCSRRTYQTHHEDFHVHMSEEEKIAAEESLKAYGKTIELDNILQHRAKKNPLFLQRSLSYQIEAKHQRRIQMTVSLSDTQKLFPIYVLLARLVSPKPTAECSAVYKFSRACILTGVLGVDGVSQAQAKFLLPDMNELALEAKSGSLAILFISFGGNCLWSNIPLESIYSSWQKYPNMDLEQKANSVSLVEMQPCSVQIKSMSEEKCIAIQVPSNPLTSSSPQQMKVTISAEEVAPTEKSPYNSLSFNDVPSSSMLEIIRSRAGNVIFNYIYYNNKLQKTE, encoded by the exons ATGACAAACAGTCGTCTCATTACTCGTCGTCGTCGAAC CTGTTCAAGAAGAACATATCAGACGCACCATGAAGACTTCCATGTGCATATGTCTGAAGAGGAGAAGATTGCTGCTGAAGAGAGCCTTAAAGCGTATGGCAAGACTATTGAACTCGACAACATTCTTCAGCATCGTGCTAAAAAGAAT CCCTTGTTTCTTCAGAGATCTTTGAGTTATCAGATTGAAGCCAAACATCAAAGGAG AATACAAATGACTGTGTCGCTTTCGGACACTCAAAAACTGTTTcctatatatgttttgctgGCAAGACTTGTGTCTCCTAAGCCTACTGCAGAG tGTTCTGCAGTATATAAGTTCAGTCGAGCATGTATCCTAACTGGTGTCCTGGGGGTTGATGGAGTTAGCCAAGCACAAGCCAAATTTCTCCTCCCTGATATGAATGAACTTGCATTGGAGGCAAAATCAGGATCACTGGCTATCTTATTTATCAGCTTTG GAGGAAATTGCCTATGGAGCAATATACCCCTGGAATCTATCTACTCATCGTGGCAGAAATATCCAAATATGGACTTGGAACAGAAAGCAAATTCAGTCTCTCTTGTTGAAATGCAGCCTTGCTCTGTACAG ATAAAGTCTATGAGTGAGGAAAAATGTATTGCGATTCAGGTTCCAAGCAATCCCCTCACCTCG AGCTCACCGCAGCAAATGAAAGTCACCATATCTGCGGAAGAGGTTGCACCGACGGAAAAATCTCCTTATAATTCACTTTCATTTAATGACGTCCCTTCTTCTTCAATGTTAGAAATTATTAG GTCGAGAGCAGGGAATGTAATTTTCAATTACATATACTATAACAACAAATTGCAGAAAACCGAAG